The region TGTACACGGTTGCAATTTGAGCAATTTACTTTACGGTAGCCACATTTCTCAATTCtcttcaaatgattttttttttaaaaaacactttgcCAGATCCAAAATAGATATTGCATAATAAACAaatatagatggatggatgtcactttcacaaacacaacttCGTGAATGGATTTAATGAACAGGGAAGGttcttgtctgttttttttttttaaattaacgtaTCCATTCAATACTTCACTTATAGTTGCATATACTGTGTTTTCCTAATTCCTTTTTGAATAACATACCGCACACTGCATGGGAAGcaaacattccccccccccccccccccgaaatgtgattcttttttcaaatgtaatatcTAAAGGTGCTTACCGTGGCAGAAGACTTGAAGCAGGAGTCCGATGAACATCATCCTGTGCGCCGACATGGGACTACTTTTGAAGAGGAAGACCGTCAAGCGTCTGCTGCTTCCACATGCGAGCATCCCGTCCTGCGAAGATGACGATGACGATGCGTCCCGTACGCGGCACTCGCTTGATCGGACGGCCAGGTAAGAGATGCGCAAAAGTTGACCGACGGCAACACCGCGAGCGCGACCGAGCGAGTAGCGACGTATTGTGCGCGCTACTGGTGGCGGCGCGCAAGTTCTCGCGATCTTTGCTGCTCCATCCGCGTCTCTTACGTCCACGATTTGATTGatggaaatgtccaaaagaggtCCCTGTGCTGCGCTCGCAAGTTCTCATATGTGTGGCTCCGCAGTTGTCCGCTCGTCGAAGTGAAAGAGGCAAAGCTCGCGTCTCCTGTTATTATAGGGGTCACGTGATTggcccctggaaaaaaaaggaggaataaTCCCAAGAGTTGCCGCGAATGTTTCCCGGGGGGGAACAGCTGTGCGCGCGGACATGGCAAGATGGACAGCTGGGGATGCTCAATGTCAGCAAAGTGGAGAGTAGATCTGAAAGACATATTTACCTTCTGGTTTTACGATTATAAAACTAGAAATGCTTGGGTTGAAGACAGGCTTAGCGAGTCACCATATAATAAAATATGGAAtcaattgctaaaaaaaaaactaacctacTCGCTGATTTTGCGCACATCTGTATTGCTTTGGTGTCATCTCGCGCCAAGGAACTACGTTGAAGTTGGTTGAGGAGTTAGCTGCTATGAGAGCCTTTTCCATAGTTGCCATATCCCTCTTTGACACACCATCAAAACATCTTTTGATATTTAAATTCCATTTTATATCACAATTACAGTATCTTCTTAGTCAGATGAgggggttgttttattttgcaagcAGGCTgccaagaataaaaatgtatggTACATGCtttggggaggaaaaagaaaagtataTTGATTCACCGCCATTGATAGCCATCGATTGATTATTTTAAGTgggctggcagtgaatgagttaattttcattttcttgtttgtCCCAGTCTGCCATTTACGAAAGTACAATGAGTGTCGTAGCGCCGCCTAGTGGTGAAACTCCTTAATCGTAACGTCTTCTTCTTTTCAACCTACAATTTGAGGATGGACACACACGAACTCACATAATAACATCAAAATGTTGAAGTTGTCCCAAAGGTTCTGCGCAAAGATAAAACTAATCATTGAATGATGTGCACCCTCGTTATTTGGTACTAAGTAACTCGGTTTTAGAAATACGGTCTTGGTCTTGTCATGGTCTtaaagagattttcgtctctttataaacaACTCTGGTGGGTGATATTAAATGTTAAACGTGAATGAAACCTGTTCCCGGTCCTGCCTGCGTCGCTGCGAGACCATTGCGGACCCTGCAGACTGCGTGCTTTCATATCAGCCCTTAGCAGGATTGGGACTGTGAAATCTTCACTTTTCCAACTGCTGCAGCTCGCCTGTGGGTTGGTGTGCTTTTTTGTCATCACCGAATGACACGCAAAGAGAATTGCGCCGCGCTGTAAATATTgacttatttttcattttgctcaCCAAAGAAGACAATGATTGTGCAGCCTGTTGGAATGGCATCACAGCTTATCAAAGGTTGGGCCCAATAAACACTCCTAACAGATTTAGATGTTGGATTCCCATTGCAGAAATGCAGTTTAACATGTATAACATgtggtgaaaagaaaacaaaagtctgCATATTTCTTCATTGCGCGATCTGTAGTCTTTCTCTGGTTTGGAATCACTTGTCATTGAAAAACAAGAGTAATTGTAAATTAGCGTGTGACTTCACGCTGATTACTTTTGAACGTAGAGATATTGGAACGCCCCGTGCATATCTTTTTGAACTGGATACTTGAGGGGCAGCGggtaaaaaaaacgaaaaatggctattaaaaaaaacatctccgcCTAAATAAAAGTTTAGGTCACGCCATTATGACATCTCGCGTCCACTTTTGTTCGCACAAAACCACACTTATTTCTTACACTGCATTCAAATGGCTAATCTCCTTGAGACTGGTGCGATTCTACGATATTGCAGCACTGCCCTCAGGTGGCCAATATTATGCATTACATCGGGACTGCAGGATTCAGAATACAGTATTACCGGTTTGTGGCCTCCCGATTCGTGACGATAATAAGTATCCAACCGAACTTTCTGGAGCTCATGTCATTCAACCTATggaaagatgggggggggggggggggggggtaattattACATTGTGGTCATAAAGTACTAAATTGTAGCAATAAATATCCCAATTTTAACCAGTAGATTTCTAACTAAAATTCGATTCAATAGTAGGGTGAGGAACCCTATTAGGTCCAAAGAAACTGCACAGGCACGTCAGGAGTCGATTACACGGAGGCCCTTTTCAACATAAGTAGAATTGTACAGTGCAAGcatcatttgaacattttgttgaTGTTACAAGCCTATATTCATAAATATGTTCTAATGTTTTGTcatttcacaaaaatatatatatatatatatatactgcgtCATTTGTACAGTGTTGTTGTGGTTCTGATAATTGAGTACCACTGGCTGTTTCTAAAAAATGACACCCTTGAAAACATAATGTCCCCGTCTTGCGTTCCAGCGTGTGTGCAGACATGACAGTAGCGTGGTACTCGAGAACACTGTGAAGGTGACACCTCTCTGACATTCAGTAACCTAATGCTGACAAATGTCGTAAGCAACACGACACTTACAGTACAACTTTACTGATAACTGGGTTACTGAACTGTGTAGACTCGTTGGCTAGAGAATTGATTTCAACTAAAACTAGTAACAAATgaccatatttaaaaaaagcatggcACATGCGTCTAACAaatgaccatttaaaaaaacatgacacaaaaagcaTGTCTGTGTTAATAAATGAGACAATGTATTGTATAGCCGGGGAACAGTATCTGGTCTATTGACGAACAGTAGAAAATAGATGCGAACATAGATGCTAACTTGAGCATCGCCTTGTATGTTGACGGAGCCACCATGTTGGATGTGGAAAAGTGGAGCGTCTCATCAATTTCCTTCTTGTAGGGTGTACAATTGCGTTTGTAAATTTTAGTTAGAGAAGGgtattttatctatttatttcgtTCCTTTTGGGATAACATtagtatttttattgttgtggggtttttttttgtttcgtgagCAGCACTTTGTAACGACTAAAATTGAGTTTAGTTCAGTCTAGAATGCCACATCCAGTATGGCAAACGCGCTGACATACTACACCAACAATTCATTAGCTCAACGAGGCATCTGGGCTAATCGTCTCCAGGAGACAGCCAGTGAATGAGAACGTACGGTTGAAGTATTGTGTGTGACGTCACGTGCACTTCTCGCGTCGTATCGCGAGTTATCGCCTGGATAAATCCGCAACGCGGCTTTCCAATCGGCCATTTCGTCGGTGCACAGGCCACAGCCGTAAAGGGTAACGGGGGAAATCTGCATTATACTGGTTATCTGAAAGGCACATCAAGAACATTGCACCATGAGTGAGGCAGCAATCTCTTTCGCCAAGGACTTTTTGGCTGGTGGCATCTCTGCCGCCATCTCCAAAACAGCCGTCGCACCCATCGAGAGAGTCAAACTTCTCCTTCAGGTAAAAAACGTCTTCCggaaaaagcatttttgtgaCGCTCGCTCGTTAGCTTCCTAGCTTGTGCCAATTTGCTAAATGCGACAGAGAGCGATTGTCGCTAATATAAGGTTGACAACCCGGACTTTGTCTCGAGTAAAGCACTTTCCTGCCGGTGTGGTGTGTTTTAAGTGCCTGGGTGGCGAGAGTTGTGGTTAATGGATGTAAGGTCATCACGGGATTGGGAATGACCTACACGAGCCGGCTGCTAATGCTAGCTTCCCTCCGCGTTAACCTTAGCCGGCGTTGCTAACAAAGGACAAACGCTCTCAAGCGGCATTGGGACACCATGTACGAACGTCCATACAACGAAATGATTCATTAAAATCACGATGTTTGCTTGTCCCTCGTGTTGGTGCgacatttgtatattttatagtCTATTGTATTTCAACCGACAGCCTACCGTAAGCTAACGTGGAAGGCGTCTTGTGGGATGTCTTATAGTTTTGTCTGTTACTCTTACGACCGGGTCGACAAGTTTTACATCAATTTATctacccatttttttgttttctcgagCCACTATCGAACATTTTAGCTCGTTCGTGTATATTGAGCCTCATACAGGTTAACCTTATCGGCACTTTAAATTCCAGCCGCATGCCGCCTTAGTTTGCCATCGAGCTGATAGCGGCGAGTAATTATTTGAAAAGTGTTAAAAATGGCTATTTAATGAATACCAAGGTCACAACCTTGTCATGTGACGTGCTTCTCGCTTAATTGGCTTTACTCTTACAtaactgatttctttctttccctcCATCCTCATTCCAGGTGCAACATGCCAGCAAGCAGATCACAGCAGATAAGCAGTATAAGGGAATTGTCGACTGTGTCGTCCGTATCCCCAAGGAGCAGGGCTTCCTCTCCTTTTGGAGAGGTAACCTTGCCAATGTCATCAGGTATTTCCCCACCCAGGCCCTCAACTTCGCTTTCAAGGACAAGTACAAGAAGATCTTCCTGGATGGCGTGGACAAGCGCGCTCAGTTCTGGAGGTACTTTGCCGGCAACTTGGCGTCGGGCGGTGCCGCCGGAGCCACTTCCCTGTGCTTCGTGTACCCCCTCGACTTCGCCCGTACCCGTCTGGCCGCAGACGTCGGAAAGGCCGGCGCCGGGAGGGAGTTCAACGGTCTGGGCGACTGCCTGGTCAAGATCTTTAAGTCCGACGGCCTGCGGGGCTTGTATCAGGGTTTCAACGTGTCCGTGCAGGGGATCATCATCTACAGGGCTGCATACTTTGGCATCTATGACACCGCCAAGGGTAGGCActacattgccccccccccccccccagtttttttttttcaagctccgTGACTTACATGTGTTATTTACAGGTATGTTGCCTGACCCCAAGAACACTCACATCCTGGTGAGCTGGATGATTGCCCAGAGTGTGACGGCTGTCGCCGGCTTGACCTCCTACCCCTTCGACACTGTCCGTAGACGTATGATGATGCAGTCTGGACGCAAAGGGGGTGAGCCAATGAAGATTCAGTGCGTTTTAAAGTTGATCCCTCGTGGCCCGACTTAACGTTTCCTTCTCGTGTCTCGCTCAGCCGACATCATGTACAGCGGCACCATCGACTGCTGGCGTAAGATCGCCCGCGACGAGGGCGGCAAGGCCTTCTTCAAAGGCGCGTGGTCCAACGTGCTGCGAGGCATGGGTGGCGCTTTTGTGCTGGTGTTGTACGATGAGCTGAAGAAggtcctctaaaaaaaaaaaatgtcaccgtgTCACCTCACTGTCCAATTTGGCTAAATGTAATAACTTACCATTTCTTATGGACTCAGCATTCTGCCTTATTTATGGGAACAAAACTATAGTGTCCTCTCCGCTTAGTTATGGGTAATGGCTGTGCGTTGTGCATCTTGATTTTAAACGTTCCACACCACCCTCTTTACCAGTGTCATTCCTTCAACAAGTATGATACCTCCAGTTGTTCACTAGGTTTGTGTGGTCCCAAATTGAATAAATCCATTCTGGGGAACAAACTACAAATATGGATGTCCACTCTCTTCCTCCACCGTCGTAGCATGAGTGCACTGGTTCATGAAAAAGTGGATTACACACAACTGCTATATTTACTTGCGCTTATCTTCTCCTGAGCCTCCTCGTATGTGGTCACTGCTAGGCTTTACCGCTAGGTACAGTAGAATAGAGCCTTGTAAGTATTTGCTTGTCAGTTTTTAAACGGTTCAACAAAACAATGGTGGTTGGCAGGCAGGATTTaagctagctttttttttgttgttttggcggAAAGCTCAGATCTGTTCAGCAATGCCGTTTGGGTAAACCGTTGGTACCACCAGTAAATGATTCACCTTATTTGACAATTCAATGGTTTATTGGAACATTAAAGTCATGTTTCTCATACAAATCTGTGTATTTTCTTTGGCGTGGCATAGACGGCTTTAACTAGATTTAGAAACTGTACTGACCGATCAATGTGAAGCCCTACAGATATGAGGAAGagaagcttgttttttttttccttttcctttttgagGGCGTTGGTGAGGCAAAATGAAGCAGCAGGCAACGTTCGTAAAACATTTCCGAGAATGCGGAAGGTTAAATGTTGCCGTTTCGGGAGTGTGACTGTAGAGGGCGACAAAGGATAACAAGTGAGCCTTTGAATTTCTACTTGTTTTCGAATTCGTCCCGTGACACAGGGACTAACAttacctttttaaaattaaagacTGCTCAgtcataaaatgcattttacctGTGAATATAATTTAAGTATTAACAACTTCAGACAAGTTTGGGCGTTGGGCTTTTAACAACAAAATTCAAATCGTCTTGTCCAATTGGATTTGTTAAGTTATAACTTTGGGCGACAATACTATAATTGCGTGAACAATTTGATACATTTCACGTGACAGACAACGTCATTGGTTGGTTTTATGTCCGGAACAAGTGTTTCCTTGTGCGTGTTGCTACTACGACAAATTTAAGCGGGACGTCAAAATCAAcaggtgcgagtgtgtgtgcgcccgcGCGTTCTAAGAATATCTTTCGTCCAGTAAAAGTTACCCTGACATTTGAAGAAAGGGATGATGAACATGTTAAAAATGGACATTCACGTACCTTCAGTCTCTTTACTCATCGCAACTGGCGGCACACCGATGCACTCAATGCCTTCTGGTCACAGATTACCCGGTGGAAATTTATTGTTGCTGTGCATCcgagtttgtatttttgtgtttcattcAGTGCACAAGAAGAGGTGAAAGTTGTCTGCACTTGAAGAATCCTTCCCGGAGTGCGTGAAcgtgtcgcaaaaaaaaaaaaggctcaaagGGTCCAATAGACGCCCAAGGAGATTATTTTGAAGGAAACAATATATTAGTTTGGAAAGATAGCAATTGTGAGACCATTTGTGGAACTTTTCTGTCACGCCTCACATTTGTGGTATTTTCTCAGCGATGACAATGAATGAACTGTCCCTCGGCGATTTTCATTCATGCCCGCAGACGGCGGTAAATGTAACTGCGTTGCGTGAACAAACCCATTCCCAAACGTGCATGTGTGAGGCATAGAAGGACGAAAGTATATGCTTATTGATGACTGTGTGTGATCAAACATTGGCAGTCTTTCCAACGTTGTTTGCTGCCAAAAGCATTCTGGGATACTACCCAATTGTATGAGCATATTATTTATGGCAATCCCTCTGTTTTGTATAATTAGTTACAGGCTTGCCGTTTTGCAGCAATGTGAAAGGTCGCGCTGAGGCTTCAGAACAGGATTCGGGAACCGATGGCgtgagagcgggccggctaaaaacgccttactatatatggttgtttttttttcggctaaaaaagccttactatactacgtcgttttttccggctcaaaaacgccttaatatatatggtcgttttttttcggctaaaaaagccttactatactacgtcgtttttttcggtctaaaaacgccttacaatacatggtcgtttttttcgggccaaaaacgccttacaatacatgttcgttttttttcgggccaaaaacaccttactatacatggtcgtttttttcagctaaaaacgccttactatacatggtcggttttttttcggctaaaaaagccttactatactacgtcgttttttccggctcaaaaacgccttactacactacgttgttttttccggctcaaaaacgccttactatacatggtcgttttttggggcccaaaacgccttactatacatgatcgttttttttcaggccaaaaacaccttactatacatggtcgtttttttcgggccaaaaacgccttactatactacgtcgtttttttcggctcaaaaacgccttactatactatgtcattttttcgggcctaaaacgccttactatactatgtgatttttttcggtctaaaaacgccttacaatacatggtcgtttttttcggctaaaaacaccttactatacatggtcggttttttggggccaaaaacgccttactatactatgtcgttttttccggctcaaaaacgccttactatactatgtcgtttttttcgggccaaaaacgccttactatacatggtcgtttttttcagctaaaaacgccttactatacatggacttttttttcagctaaaaaggccttactatacatggtcgtttttttcggctaaaaacaccttaccatacatggtcgtttttttcggctaaaaacgccttactatacatgcttgtttttttcgggccaaaaatgccttacaatacatggtcggtttttttcgactaaaaaagccttactatactacgtcgttttttccggctcaaaacgctttactatacatggtcgtttttttcggctaaaaaagccttactatactacgtcgtttttttcggctcaaaaacgccttactatactatgtcgttttttccggctcaaaaacgccttactatactatgtcgtttttttcgggccaaaaacgccttactatactacgtcgtttttttcggctcaaaaacgccttactatactatgtcgttttttcgggcctaaaacgccttactatactatgtgatttttttcggtctaaaaacgccttacaatacatggtcgtttttttcggctaaaaacaccttactatacatggtcggttttttggggccaaaaacgccttactatactatgtcgttttttccggctcaaaaacgccttactatactatgtcgtttttttcgggccaaaaacgccttactatacatggtcgtttttttcagctaaaaacgccttactatacatggacttttttttcagctaaaaaggccttactatacatggtcgtttttttcggctaaaaacaccttaccatacatggtcgtttttttcggctaaaaacgccttactatacatgcttgtttttttcgggccaaaaatgccttacaatacatggtcggtttttttcgactaaaaaagccttactatactacgtCGTTTTTTccgtctcaaaacgccttactatacatggtcgtttttttcggctaaaaaagccttactatactacgtcgtttttttcggctcaaaaacgccttactatactatgtcgtttttttcgggcctaaaacgccttactatactatgtgatttttttcggtctaaaaacgccttacaatacatggtcgtttttttcggctaaaaacaccttactatacatggtcggttttttggggccaaaaacgccttactatactatgtcgttttttccggctcaaaaacgccttactatactatgtcgtttttttcgggccaaaaacgccttactatacatggtcgtttttttcagctaaaaacgccttactatacatggacttttttttcagctaaaaaggccttactatacatggtcgtttttttcggctaaaaacaccttaccatacatggtcgtttttttcggctaaaaacgccttactatacatgcttgtttttttcgggccaaaaatgccttacaatacatggtcgttttttttcgactaaaaaagccttactatactacgtCGTTTTTTccgtctcaaaacgccttactatacatggtcgtttttttcggctaaaaaagccttactatactacgtcgtttttttcggctcaaaaacgccttactatactatgtcgttttttcgggcctaaaacgccttactatactatgtgatttttttcggtctaaaaacgccttacaatacatggtcgtttttttcggctaaaaacaccttactatacatggtcggttttttggggccaaaaacgccttactatactatgtcgttttttccggctcaaaaaagccttactatactatgtcgtttttttcgggccaaaaacgccttactatagtatgtagtttttttcagctaaaaaagccttactatactacgtcgttttttttgggccaaaaacgccttactatactatgtcgtttttttcgggccaaaaatgccttactatacatggtcgtttttttcagctaaaaacgccttactatacatggactttttttcagctaaaaaggccttactatacatggtcgtttttttcggctaaaaacaccttaccatacatggtcgtttttttcggctaaaaacgccttactatacatgcttgtttttttcgggccaaaaatgccttacaatacatggtcgttttttttcgactaaaaaagccttactatactacaTCGTTTTTTccgtctcaaaacgccttactatacatggtcgtttttttcggctaaaaaagccttactatactacgtcgtttttttcggctcaaaaacaccttaccatacatggtcgttttttttcggctaaaaacgccttactatacatggtcgtttttttcgggccaaaaacgccttactatacatggtcgttttttttggcccgaaacgccttaccatacatggtcgttttttttcggctaaaaacgccttactatacatggacgttttttttcggctaaaaacgccttactatacatggtcgtttttttcggctaaaaacgccttactatacatggtccttttttttggctaaaaacgccttactatacatgctcgtttttttcgggccaaaaatgccttactacacatggtcgtttttttcgggccaaaaacgccttactatacatggtcgtagggcggcccggtagtccagtggttagcacgtcggctttacagtgtggaggtaccaggttcgattccagctccggcctccctgtgtggagttttcatgttctcctcggcaccccccgtgaccgtagtgaggattaagcggttcagacgatgaatgattgaatgaatacatggttgtttttttcgggccaaaaacaccttaccatatatacatggtggttttttccggctaaaaacggcttactatacatgttcgtatggcggcccggtagtccagtggttagcacgtcggctttacagtgtggaggtaccaggttcgattccagctccggcctccctgtgtggagtttgaacgttgcaaaacgccttactatacatggtcgtttttttcggctaaaaaccccttactatacatgctcgtttttttcgggccaaaaatgccttactatacatggtcctattttttcggctaaaaaagccttactatactacgttgtttttttcggctcaaaaacgccttactatatactatgtcattttttccggctcaaaaatgccttactatactatgtgatttttttcggtctaaaaacgccttacaatacatggtcgtttttttcggctaaaaacaccttactatacatggtcgtttttttcgggccaaaaacgccttactatactatgtgatttttttcgggctaaaaacgccttactatacaaggtcttttttttccccgactaaaaacgccttactatacatggtcggtttttttcgggccaaaaacgccttactatacatggtcgtttttttcggctaaaaacgccctcctatacatggtagtttttttcggcttaaaacacCTTCCaatccatggttgtttttttttcggccaaaaagccctactatatacatggtcgttttttttttggctcgttTAATCAAAAAGATTCCCGATCCCTGCTTtcgaagaacacacacacaaaaaaaaaaatcagaatattTAAAGGTGCAATTAAATACGCTGCTTTGTTGATGATGTTCGTGGAAACATACTTATTTGACAGTTGTATTTAAtgtattatgtattttttttaaaagtgcttaTCATCGTTGTTATTATACCCTCACTCCTCATTCACGTgaagagcattttaaaatgttttgtttgatcACATCACTTCGATTTCCGTGATGCCCCTATGGGGAAATGTAATGCATTGTGTTCGACCTTTCCGCCGCTTCCGTCGTATCTTGTCATCGGTGAGAAGtgcgaaagaaataaaaaggcaGACAAAACATGGTGTGAAGTACAGGAAAGTACTAGTTTTTATTCCTTCATAATCAAACTTCACAAACAGCTCGAACTTGTACAATACCTCAGAGAgtgaaaattacaaaaaaagtgcTGGTAACATTTACAAAAATCATCCTTACTTAGCAACAATCAGTTTATTCTTCCACACTTTTTTTAGTCTTTTGTATTAAGGCTTAATACTTCTGTATAAAGTATATGCAAGATAAGTCTTCACAGTTTTTCgaaaaaagtcacaatattgTGTAACATAATGAAGCTTTTACGGCTATTTTTCTTTATAATAACGAATACACATCACTGGTAAATATAGGTGAAATACAGGGCTTATTGTAAAATGGCAAGTTATGATACTGTTTGCTGAGATAAATCGATTCCACACACTTGTTATAGGAAAGTTTGCGATAACTGaagcaggaggagcaggaggaggaggagaaaataaaagaacaaaaagaaagaaaactgatAAGTGTCAACAGTTGGGGAGATCGCCTCCAAACTTTGGCACATCCCACGAATGAACAAGTCGCACAAATCCGAGATTCCAAATGAAAGAAGAGCTAAACTGGCATAAAGTGAAAACATGCTGTGTAGTAAGGTGCTAAATTAGA is a window of Hippocampus zosterae strain Florida chromosome 16, ASM2543408v3, whole genome shotgun sequence DNA encoding:
- the LOC127588143 gene encoding ADP/ATP translocase 2, which gives rise to MSEAAISFAKDFLAGGISAAISKTAVAPIERVKLLLQVQHASKQITADKQYKGIVDCVVRIPKEQGFLSFWRGNLANVIRYFPTQALNFAFKDKYKKIFLDGVDKRAQFWRYFAGNLASGGAAGATSLCFVYPLDFARTRLAADVGKAGAGREFNGLGDCLVKIFKSDGLRGLYQGFNVSVQGIIIYRAAYFGIYDTAKGMLPDPKNTHILVSWMIAQSVTAVAGLTSYPFDTVRRRMMMQSGRKGADIMYSGTIDCWRKIARDEGGKAFFKGAWSNVLRGMGGAFVLVLYDELKKVL